Proteins from one Caulobacter sp. X genomic window:
- a CDS encoding RNA polymerase sigma factor — translation MTQSRAEIIAFVGAQILPHEADVRAWLRRSGGAPPDIDDIVQETYCRLAALDSTAHIVNGRAYFFRMARNISIERIRRARIVRIDRITEIDALNVVDDEPSPERVVASRRELGRVRRLIEDLPERCRQIFTLRRIHGLSQKEIAARLGITENVVETQAARGLRLILRALSEASGQDHPVSHSIHEPVRKRDR, via the coding sequence TTGACGCAGAGCCGCGCAGAAATCATCGCCTTCGTGGGAGCTCAGATCCTTCCGCATGAAGCCGACGTGCGCGCGTGGCTTCGTCGGTCCGGCGGCGCGCCCCCGGATATCGACGACATCGTCCAGGAGACCTATTGCCGTCTGGCGGCGCTGGACAGCACGGCGCACATCGTCAATGGGCGCGCCTATTTCTTCCGGATGGCGCGCAACATCTCGATCGAGAGAATCCGCCGGGCGCGCATCGTTCGCATCGATCGCATAACGGAAATCGACGCGCTGAACGTCGTAGATGATGAGCCGTCTCCCGAACGCGTCGTCGCCAGCCGCCGCGAGTTGGGCCGGGTCCGGCGCCTGATCGAGGACTTGCCCGAGCGATGTCGACAAATCTTCACCCTGCGCCGGATACACGGTCTTTCGCAGAAGGAGATCGCGGCGCGACTGGGGATCACCGAGAACGTGGTCGAGACCCAGGCGGCGAGGGGGTTGCGTTTAATCCTGCGCGCCTTATCGGAGGCGTCGGGGCAAGATCATCCGGTGAGCCACAGCATTCATGAGCCCGTCCGCAAACGAGATCGATGA
- the nagE gene encoding N-acetylglucosamine-specific PTS transporter subunit IIBC: MKSPLEILQPLGRALMLPIAVLPVAGLLLRLGQPDLLNIGFVAAAGDAIFSNLGLLFAIGVAVGMAKENNGAAGLAGVVCFLIAVEGAKALLHVPAEVTTGLIKAHADLAGAAYKAKALAKLSVPIGIVSGIIGGLFYNRFSGFKLPEYLAFFSGRRFVPIVSGLAGLLIALLLGLGYDAINGGVDAASRAVVGSGEIGLLVYGFLNRILIVTGLHHILNNIAWFVVGDYHGATGDLRRFFAGDPNAGAFMSGFFPVMMFGLPAACLAMYHAARPDKRKAVGGMLASLALTSFLTGVTEPIEFSFMFLAPALYAIHAVLTGVSMALMDMLHVKLGFTFSAGLFDYVLNFGKATRPLWLIPIGLVYGGLYYGLFRWAIARFDLKTPGREDDEVQPAQAVTTGGGRGADFVQALGGAANLASVDACTTRLRLIVVDQAQVNEPALKALGARGIVRPSDKALQVVLGPIADTVAGEIRAAMGAPAPQAQSKPQPAAARAVPTAQDIAQAQALLSALGGPANLRQVTANASRLRIVLANPDKLDQPALASAGTRGAVSISNNVLHVIVGQSAEPVAEILSAEAARGG, from the coding sequence ATGAAGTCTCCGCTCGAGATCCTCCAGCCGCTGGGCCGAGCCCTGATGCTGCCGATCGCGGTGCTGCCGGTGGCGGGCCTGCTCTTGCGCCTGGGTCAGCCGGACCTCCTGAACATCGGCTTCGTGGCCGCCGCCGGGGACGCGATCTTCTCCAACCTCGGTTTGCTGTTCGCCATCGGCGTGGCCGTGGGCATGGCCAAGGAAAACAACGGCGCGGCGGGCCTGGCCGGCGTCGTCTGCTTCCTGATCGCTGTCGAGGGCGCTAAGGCCCTGCTGCATGTTCCCGCCGAGGTCACGACCGGCCTGATCAAGGCCCACGCCGACCTCGCCGGCGCGGCCTACAAGGCAAAAGCTCTGGCCAAGCTCAGCGTGCCGATCGGCATCGTCTCGGGGATCATCGGCGGGCTGTTCTACAACCGCTTCTCGGGCTTCAAGCTGCCCGAGTATCTGGCCTTCTTCAGCGGCCGGCGATTCGTGCCGATCGTCTCAGGGCTAGCGGGTCTTCTCATCGCCCTGCTGCTGGGCCTGGGCTATGACGCGATCAACGGCGGGGTCGACGCGGCCAGCCGGGCCGTGGTCGGCTCCGGCGAGATCGGGCTCCTGGTCTATGGGTTCCTCAACCGGATCCTGATCGTCACCGGCCTGCACCACATCCTCAACAACATCGCCTGGTTCGTGGTCGGCGACTATCACGGCGCCACCGGCGATCTTCGCCGCTTCTTCGCCGGCGACCCCAACGCCGGGGCGTTCATGAGCGGGTTCTTCCCGGTGATGATGTTCGGCCTGCCGGCCGCGTGCCTGGCCATGTATCACGCCGCCAGGCCGGACAAGCGCAAGGCCGTCGGCGGCATGCTGGCCTCGCTGGCCCTGACCTCGTTCCTGACCGGGGTGACCGAGCCGATCGAGTTCTCGTTCATGTTCCTGGCCCCGGCGCTCTATGCGATCCACGCGGTCCTCACCGGCGTGTCCATGGCCCTGATGGACATGCTGCATGTGAAGCTGGGCTTCACCTTCTCGGCGGGCCTGTTCGACTATGTGCTGAACTTCGGCAAGGCGACCCGGCCGCTGTGGCTGATCCCGATCGGCCTGGTCTATGGCGGCCTCTATTACGGCCTCTTCCGCTGGGCCATCGCGCGGTTCGACCTTAAGACCCCCGGCCGAGAGGACGACGAGGTCCAGCCGGCCCAGGCCGTCACGACTGGCGGCGGGCGCGGGGCCGACTTCGTCCAGGCCCTGGGCGGAGCGGCCAACCTCGCCAGCGTCGACGCCTGCACCACCCGCCTTCGCCTGATCGTCGTCGACCAGGCCCAGGTCAATGAGCCCGCCCTCAAGGCCCTGGGCGCGCGCGGGATCGTCCGTCCCTCCGACAAGGCCCTGCAGGTGGTGCTGGGCCCCATCGCCGACACCGTCGCCGGCGAGATCCGCGCGGCCATGGGCGCCCCGGCGCCTCAAGCTCAATCCAAGCCCCAGCCGGCCGCCGCCAGAGCCGTCCCCACCGCCCAGGACATCGCCCAGGCCCAGGCGCTCCTGTCCGCCCTCGGCGGTCCGGCCAACCTGCGCCAGGTCACCGCCAACGCCAGCCGCCTGCGCATCGTCCTGGCCAACCCCGACAAGCTCGACCAACCCGCCCTCGCCAGCGCCGGAACACGCGGAGCCGTCAGCATCAGCAACAACGTCCTGCACGTCATCGTCGGACAAAGCGCGGAGCCGGTGGCCGAGATTCTGAGCGCAGAAGCGGCGCGCGGCGGATAG
- a CDS encoding FecR family protein — protein MSPSANEIDDEAALWAVRIDARGAEAEQDPELKAWLAGDPRRAGALLRAQAAISFLDRGRALAGSTPLQTPSSNRRALIAAGGVLAALAGGGLWRLRPQRLDTGLGEIRRVPLADGSMVAINTSSTLEIDLKPKAREISLKQGEAWFQVAKDPERPFVVAAGPVRVRAVGTAFSVRRREQDASGVDIMVTEGVVEAWVEGVDAPRHRLSAGGRLVLASTTATPVVESASDIERSLAWRNGEIALDGESLEEAARLFNRYNSRPIVIEDPDLAKERFVGLFQTNTPESFASAVAATLGAEVRVDERAIRISRARAS, from the coding sequence ATGAGCCCGTCCGCAAACGAGATCGATGACGAGGCGGCCCTGTGGGCCGTACGCATCGACGCTCGTGGAGCGGAGGCCGAACAGGATCCGGAGCTCAAGGCCTGGCTGGCGGGAGATCCCCGTCGCGCCGGCGCCTTGTTGCGGGCCCAGGCCGCCATCAGCTTTCTGGACCGGGGGCGGGCCTTGGCGGGATCGACGCCGCTCCAGACCCCCAGTTCGAACCGGCGGGCGCTGATCGCGGCGGGCGGGGTCCTGGCCGCCCTGGCCGGCGGCGGTCTTTGGCGCCTCCGCCCGCAAAGGCTGGACACGGGGTTGGGTGAAATCCGTCGCGTTCCTCTCGCCGACGGATCGATGGTGGCCATCAACACCAGCTCGACCCTGGAAATCGATCTGAAGCCCAAGGCGCGCGAAATCTCGCTGAAGCAGGGGGAGGCCTGGTTCCAGGTCGCCAAGGATCCGGAGCGGCCGTTCGTGGTCGCGGCGGGGCCTGTCCGGGTCCGCGCGGTCGGCACGGCGTTCTCCGTCCGTCGACGCGAGCAGGACGCGTCGGGCGTCGACATCATGGTCACCGAGGGCGTCGTCGAGGCGTGGGTCGAGGGCGTCGATGCGCCGCGCCATCGCCTGTCGGCGGGCGGCCGGCTTGTTCTGGCCAGCACGACCGCGACGCCCGTCGTCGAGTCCGCTTCGGATATCGAGCGCAGCCTGGCCTGGCGCAACGGCGAGATCGCCCTTGATGGCGAGAGTCTTGAAGAGGCGGCCAGGCTCTTCAATCGCTACAACAGCCGCCCGATCGTCATCGAGGATCCCGACCTCGCCAAGGAGCGGTTCGTGGGGCTGTTCCAGACCAATACGCCTGAAAGTTTCGCCTCGGCCGTCGCGGCGACCTTGGGCGCCGAGGTCCGTGTCGATGAGCGGGCGATCCGCATCAGCCGGGCCAGGGCTTCCTAG
- a CDS encoding TonB-dependent receptor has protein sequence MRNWTSRSSRRRLLCAASALWALTGGVALAQAVPFKIEAQPAAEGIRQFARQAGVQILVQSNAAQGKRTATVRGVLSLDQALDRLLAGSDLTVISNDGKTIILAPPREGLIRTRWATAAAPLETAADPAPPKPEAPSLIEEVIVTGTRSTSRTVTESMAPIDVISAAELTKSGKQSTRDLISTLVPSANTSNSGAGASFAIKTVSLRGLSADQTLVLVNGKRRHNTAILFVNGTTQNGQSPPDLDLIPSSSVERIEVLRDGASAQYGSDALAGVINVILKKSPEGGSMTALYGKTAEGDGETGQVSGNIGMRLGESGYLNLTADVRLTDPTDRGDKTLNTTVMYFPLNAVGQPVKVGTAGSTPDPREATANRHTSHPGSPQVQLFSLGYSAGSPLNDKIDLYSFGTFSSRNTAAWLTFRNPNASNNNVAVYPNGYTPRLFLKDRDFQVAAGAKGLDFLGFDWDLSTTFSRDDVDYYENSLNASLGPSSPSYFYLGALKFQEWTSNLDLTREVDTPVFSRPLFLALGAEYRDDKFEIVAGEPASYINGGYVAPAGSPQAGVVFAGGSQGVTGFPPFSAGSFSRDNISVYANVEQKVTDQLEFALAGRFEHYSDFGDAKTFKLSSRYEILPHLAIRGTASTGFRAPSLQQQHYASSSTIGVIVPPATTTQLYPVQLLPPDNPAAIALGAKPLRPEKSVNYSVGVVAQPLPRMNVTLDVYQIKIDNRILQSGTLGPNAAVSNALASQGLNPQQAAFYYGNFADTKTRGVDLVVDYKTDLGDFGAVRWTFSANHTKNKFTRVVQPPAALAAAGIVYIDRVKIGDLTVGTPKEKYILGADWTLGKFDTNLRLTRYGEVIQRTSLAANDETVSPKLIVDLDLSYAATKAVTVSVGANNLLDAYPDSVRAANRGTPAFAYYNQYAPYGISGGFYYARVAARF, from the coding sequence ATGCGTAACTGGACGAGCCGCTCCAGCCGGCGAAGGCTGCTTTGCGCCGCCTCGGCGCTGTGGGCGCTGACGGGCGGGGTCGCCCTGGCGCAAGCCGTGCCTTTCAAGATCGAGGCCCAACCGGCCGCCGAGGGTATCCGACAATTCGCGCGCCAGGCCGGCGTGCAGATTCTGGTGCAGTCGAACGCCGCCCAAGGCAAGCGCACGGCGACGGTTCGCGGCGTGCTGTCGCTCGACCAGGCGCTGGACCGCCTGCTGGCCGGCTCGGACCTGACGGTGATCTCCAACGACGGCAAGACCATCATCCTGGCGCCGCCGCGTGAGGGGCTGATCCGTACGCGCTGGGCCACCGCGGCCGCCCCCCTTGAAACCGCCGCCGATCCCGCCCCGCCCAAGCCAGAAGCGCCGAGCCTCATCGAGGAGGTCATCGTGACCGGCACCCGCTCGACGTCGCGGACCGTGACGGAGAGCATGGCGCCGATCGACGTGATCTCGGCCGCCGAACTGACCAAGAGCGGCAAGCAGTCGACGCGGGATCTGATCTCGACCCTGGTGCCGTCGGCCAACACCTCCAACAGCGGCGCCGGCGCCAGCTTCGCCATCAAGACCGTGTCCTTGCGCGGCCTTTCGGCCGACCAGACCCTGGTGCTGGTCAATGGCAAGCGTCGGCACAACACCGCCATCCTGTTCGTCAACGGCACCACCCAGAACGGCCAGTCGCCGCCCGACCTCGACCTGATCCCCTCGAGCTCGGTCGAACGGATCGAGGTGCTGCGCGACGGCGCCTCGGCCCAGTACGGCTCCGACGCCTTGGCCGGCGTGATCAACGTCATCCTGAAGAAGAGCCCCGAGGGCGGCTCGATGACGGCGCTCTACGGCAAGACCGCCGAGGGGGACGGCGAGACGGGGCAGGTCTCCGGCAATATCGGCATGCGGCTGGGCGAGAGCGGCTATCTGAACCTGACCGCCGACGTGCGGCTCACCGACCCGACCGACCGGGGCGACAAGACGCTGAACACGACAGTGATGTACTTCCCGCTGAACGCCGTCGGACAGCCGGTGAAGGTCGGGACGGCGGGCTCAACGCCCGATCCGCGCGAGGCCACCGCCAACCGCCACACCAGCCATCCCGGCTCGCCGCAGGTGCAACTGTTCTCGCTGGGCTATAGCGCCGGCTCGCCGCTGAACGACAAGATCGACCTCTATTCGTTCGGCACCTTCTCCAGTCGCAACACGGCGGCCTGGCTGACCTTCCGCAACCCGAACGCCAGCAACAACAACGTCGCCGTCTATCCGAACGGTTACACGCCGCGTCTGTTTTTGAAGGACCGCGACTTCCAGGTGGCGGCGGGCGCCAAGGGGCTCGATTTCCTGGGCTTCGACTGGGACCTGTCGACGACCTTCAGCCGCGACGACGTCGACTACTACGAGAACTCGCTGAACGCGTCGCTGGGCCCGTCCAGCCCCAGCTACTTCTATCTGGGCGCGCTGAAGTTCCAGGAGTGGACCTCCAACCTCGACTTGACGCGCGAGGTCGACACCCCGGTCTTCTCCCGACCGCTGTTCCTCGCCCTGGGGGCCGAGTATCGCGACGACAAGTTCGAGATCGTCGCCGGCGAGCCGGCCTCCTATATCAACGGCGGCTATGTCGCCCCGGCCGGCAGTCCGCAGGCGGGCGTCGTGTTCGCCGGCGGTTCGCAGGGCGTCACGGGTTTCCCGCCGTTCTCCGCCGGATCGTTCTCGCGCGACAACATCTCGGTCTACGCCAACGTCGAGCAGAAGGTGACCGACCAGCTCGAGTTCGCCCTGGCTGGGCGCTTCGAGCACTATTCGGATTTCGGCGACGCCAAGACCTTCAAGCTGTCGAGCCGCTATGAGATCCTGCCGCACCTGGCGATCCGAGGGACGGCCAGCACGGGCTTCCGCGCGCCGTCCCTGCAGCAGCAGCACTACGCTTCGTCCAGCACCATCGGCGTGATCGTGCCGCCGGCGACGACGACCCAGCTCTATCCTGTCCAACTGCTGCCGCCGGACAACCCGGCCGCCATCGCCCTGGGCGCCAAGCCGCTGCGTCCGGAAAAGTCGGTCAACTACTCGGTCGGTGTCGTGGCCCAGCCGCTGCCGCGGATGAACGTCACGCTCGACGTCTATCAGATCAAGATCGACAACCGCATCCTGCAGAGCGGCACGCTGGGGCCCAACGCCGCGGTCAGCAACGCGCTGGCCAGCCAAGGGCTGAACCCGCAGCAGGCGGCGTTCTATTATGGCAACTTCGCCGACACCAAGACGCGCGGCGTCGATCTGGTGGTCGACTACAAGACCGACCTCGGCGACTTCGGCGCCGTGCGTTGGACCTTCTCGGCCAACCACACCAAGAACAAGTTCACCCGCGTCGTCCAGCCGCCGGCGGCGCTGGCGGCGGCGGGGATCGTCTATATCGATCGCGTGAAGATCGGCGACCTGACCGTCGGCACGCCCAAGGAAAAGTACATCCTGGGCGCGGACTGGACCCTTGGGAAGTTCGACACCAACCTGCGGCTGACGCGGTATGGCGAGGTCATCCAGCGCACCTCGCTGGCCGCCAATGACGAGACGGTCTCGCCCAAGCTGATCGTCGATCTGGATCTCAGCTACGCGGCCACCAAGGCCGTCACGGTTAGCGTCGGGGCCAACAACCTGCTGGACGCCTATCCCGACAGCGTCCGGGCCGCCAATCGCGGCACGCCCGCCTTCGCCTACTACAATCAGTACGCCCCCTACGGGATCAGCGGCGGCTTCTACTACGCCCGCGTCGCCGCGCGGTTCTAG
- the ptsP gene encoding phosphoenolpyruvate--protein phosphotransferase, whose product MSNLVLASPLSGWIASLSEVPDAVFAGRMLGDGVAIDPLGGELVAPCDGVVISAHRAGHAVTLRSEAGAEILMHVGLETVALGGEGFEACVREGQAVKAGDPLIRFDLDLLAQKAKSLITPVVITNPEAFEIVRRDQDVAVEAGGFLMELRPVAGAATSAASNTSKEIARAVTVPLMHGIHARPAARIAELAKTFTAETALAVGERRSSAKSPVGLMALAARHGDAIQVLASGADAQVAVAAIAALIESGMGEGAPVLAKSATAPVAVAEPEALTPAALPADGGLKGVLAAPGLAIGKAVRLASSDIAVREDGQGVASEETALTAALDKVRARLEANASKGDKARKAILTAHLAFLDDPELLAQAKGLIAQGKSAGFGWRSAVRGYVEALRALGDRRMAERVDDLIDLERQVLKALNGEDDEAAVLPPGSILLADELLPSQLMGADPGVIAGFATARGGPTSHVAILAAAMGIPALVALGGAALSIADGTALILDADGGSLRVAPDAPALEAAQTHLARRQAAKAAAKAAAHEPAVTKDGTRIEVFANTGAVKDALAAIENGAEGCGLLRTEFLFLDRQTPPDEDEQARQYQAIADALQGRPLIVRTLDVGGDKAAPYLPIPAEENPALGLRGVRVSLWRPHLLKTQLRAILRVQPQGQCKIMVPMVASLDELRAVRAVLEEAKRELKVTANVELGVMIETPAAAVTADLIAAEADFLSVGTNDLTQYVLAMDRGNPELAARIDALHPAVLRMIAQTCQGAKAHGRWVGVCGGLASDLAATPILLGLGVTELSATAAIVPEVKARVRALDIAACQDLARQALAQTSPEAVRGLVQSTLGV is encoded by the coding sequence GTGTCCAACCTTGTTCTCGCATCGCCCCTGAGCGGCTGGATCGCGTCGTTGTCGGAGGTTCCGGACGCGGTGTTCGCGGGGCGGATGCTGGGTGACGGGGTGGCGATCGACCCGCTGGGCGGGGAGTTGGTTGCGCCGTGCGACGGGGTGGTGATCTCGGCGCATCGGGCGGGTCACGCGGTGACCCTGCGCTCGGAGGCGGGCGCCGAGATCCTGATGCACGTGGGGCTGGAGACGGTGGCGCTGGGCGGCGAGGGCTTCGAGGCTTGCGTGCGCGAGGGCCAGGCGGTGAAGGCCGGCGATCCGCTGATCCGCTTTGACCTGGACCTGCTGGCCCAGAAGGCCAAGAGCCTGATCACCCCGGTGGTCATCACCAATCCCGAAGCCTTCGAGATCGTGCGCCGCGATCAGGATGTAGCCGTGGAGGCCGGCGGGTTCCTGATGGAGCTACGTCCAGTGGCCGGTGCGGCGACCTCGGCCGCCTCGAACACGTCCAAAGAGATCGCCCGCGCGGTGACCGTGCCCTTGATGCACGGGATCCACGCGCGACCAGCGGCGAGGATCGCCGAGCTGGCCAAGACCTTTACCGCCGAGACGGCGCTGGCCGTGGGCGAGCGCCGTTCCAGCGCCAAGAGCCCGGTGGGGCTGATGGCCCTGGCCGCGCGCCACGGCGACGCGATACAGGTGCTGGCCTCCGGCGCGGACGCCCAGGTTGCCGTGGCGGCCATCGCCGCGCTGATCGAGAGCGGCATGGGCGAGGGGGCGCCGGTCTTGGCCAAGAGCGCCACGGCGCCGGTTGCTGTCGCTGAGCCGGAAGCCCTGACCCCGGCCGCCCTGCCGGCCGACGGGGGGCTGAAGGGCGTCTTGGCCGCGCCGGGCCTGGCGATCGGCAAGGCCGTGCGCCTGGCCTCCAGCGACATCGCCGTGCGCGAGGACGGGCAGGGCGTGGCTTCGGAAGAGACGGCTCTGACGGCCGCCCTGGACAAGGTCCGCGCCCGCCTGGAAGCCAACGCGTCCAAGGGCGACAAGGCCCGAAAGGCGATCCTAACCGCGCACCTGGCCTTCCTCGACGACCCGGAACTGCTGGCCCAGGCCAAGGGCCTGATCGCGCAAGGCAAGAGCGCCGGCTTTGGCTGGCGATCGGCGGTGCGCGGCTATGTCGAGGCGCTGCGGGCCTTAGGGGATCGCCGCATGGCCGAGCGGGTCGACGACCTGATCGACCTGGAACGCCAGGTGCTCAAGGCGCTCAATGGTGAAGACGACGAGGCCGCGGTCCTGCCGCCGGGCTCCATCCTGCTGGCCGACGAGCTTTTGCCCTCGCAGCTGATGGGCGCCGATCCTGGCGTCATCGCCGGCTTCGCCACCGCCCGGGGCGGGCCGACCTCGCACGTGGCGATCCTGGCCGCGGCCATGGGCATACCGGCCCTGGTGGCGCTGGGCGGCGCGGCGCTCAGCATCGCCGACGGAACCGCCCTGATCCTCGACGCCGACGGCGGCTCCTTGCGCGTGGCCCCCGACGCTCCGGCCCTGGAAGCGGCCCAGACCCATCTGGCCCGGCGTCAGGCGGCCAAGGCCGCCGCCAAGGCCGCCGCCCATGAGCCGGCGGTGACGAAGGACGGGACCCGCATCGAGGTCTTCGCCAACACCGGCGCGGTCAAGGACGCCTTGGCGGCGATCGAGAACGGGGCGGAGGGCTGCGGCCTGCTGCGCACCGAGTTCCTGTTCCTCGACCGCCAGACCCCGCCCGACGAGGACGAACAGGCCCGCCAGTACCAAGCCATCGCCGACGCCTTGCAAGGCCGGCCGCTGATCGTGCGCACGCTGGATGTCGGCGGCGACAAGGCCGCCCCCTACCTGCCGATCCCGGCCGAGGAGAACCCGGCGCTGGGCCTGCGCGGCGTGCGCGTCAGCCTGTGGCGGCCGCATCTGCTCAAGACCCAGCTGCGCGCCATCCTGCGGGTCCAACCCCAAGGTCAATGCAAGATCATGGTCCCGATGGTCGCCAGCCTCGATGAACTGCGCGCCGTGCGCGCGGTGCTGGAGGAGGCCAAGCGCGAGCTCAAGGTCACCGCCAACGTCGAGCTCGGCGTGATGATCGAGACTCCGGCCGCGGCCGTGACCGCCGACCTGATCGCCGCCGAGGCCGACTTCCTCTCCGTCGGCACCAATGATCTCACCCAATACGTCCTGGCCATGGACCGGGGTAATCCGGAGCTGGCCGCCCGGATCGACGCCCTGCACCCGGCGGTGCTGCGGATGATCGCCCAGACCTGCCAGGGCGCGAAGGCCCACGGCCGCTGGGTCGGGGTCTGCGGCGGCCTGGCCTCGGATCTGGCGGCCACGCCGATCCTCTTGGGGTTGGGGGTTACCGAGCTCTCGGCCACAGCCGCCATCGTGCCGGAGGTCAAGGCTCGCGTCCGCGCCCTCGACATCGCCGCCTGCCAGGACCTCGCCCGCCAAGCCCTGGCCCAGACCTCGCCCGAGGCCGTGCGCGGCCTTGTCCAATCAACGCTCGGAGTCTGA